Proteins from a single region of Chanodichthys erythropterus isolate Z2021 chromosome 13, ASM2448905v1, whole genome shotgun sequence:
- the iscua gene encoding iron-sulfur cluster assembly enzyme ISCU, mitochondrial has translation MALAAAAKRCASSALLNRSLSLPELVSAYSYHKKVVDHYENPRNVGSLDKNAKNVGTGLVGAPACGDVMKLQIQVDENGKIIDARFKTFGCGSAIASSSLATEWVKGKSIDEALKIKNTEIAKELCLPPVKLHCSMLAEDAIKAALADYRLKQKNKETLAEARN, from the exons ATGGCGTTAGCAGCGGCAGCAAAGCGCTGTGCATCCTCTGCACTTTTAAATAGATCATTGTCATTACCCGAGCTCGTATCCGCCTACTCTTATCATAAAAAG GTGGTGGACCACTATGAAAACCCTAGAAATGTGGGTTCCCTGGATAAGAATGCCAAGAATGTGGGCACTGGTTTGGTAGGCGCACCTGCATGCGGGGATGTAATGAAACTGCAG ATTCAGGTGGATGAGAATGGAAAGATAATAGACGCCAGATTCAAAACATTTGGATGTGGCTCAGCCATTGCTTCCAGCTCACTGGCCACAGAGTGGGTGAAGGGGAAATCG ATTGATGAAGCCCTGAAAATCAAAAACACAGAGATTGCCAAAGAACTTTGTCTACCACCAGTCAAACTACATTGCTCTA TGCTTGCAGAAGATGCGATCAAGGCTGCATTAGCAGACTACAGGCTCAAACAGAAGAACAAGGAGACGTTGGCAGAAGCTCGAAATTAA
- the si:ch211-191d15.2 gene encoding oligodendrocyte-myelin glycoprotein produces MRPSLLYCLLLYLCSSLLAGLVVSPCPNGCCCPHSGALVLCESLGLHTLPRSVPLSTAVLSVARNRLCNVDNVFQPYSGLQELSLSHNQLVRFPRGLPSSLETLQLQENQITYITAGSLRQLGNLTRLDLEDNRIRAIQPGALLGLTKLRRLTLKGNRLSHLPPNLPSSLTHLDVSANCISTLDSSSLGALVNLQVLKINSNCLRSIPEQAFDGLSRLQSVELANNLWVCECDIMYLYKWLLMDRLRMASDLVCTTPLHLAHKLLLTLSVMAICPKLFKPVERMSSVNTSTETGKVVESHIEQTTSMLVRSDVACNTSSFRCQKSLPESTIPRSFFGSDQPTLERLSYENCLSLNLTSFIPPSTQVPNSPATDEEPGCVENSTGRQPGSSATTRSMTTTRDIEFTPRTMLQSSDPVLIAVLAILCVLTGLLMLTVLLVLKNILLRNLRVAPFPQVQEDISTHS; encoded by the coding sequence ATGCGTCCTAGTCTTCTCTACTGTCTCTTGTTGTATCTCTGTTCATCACTCCTTGCCGGCCTGGTTGTGTCACCCTGTCCCAACGGCTGCTGCTGTCCCCATTCTGGTGCTCTGGTTCTGTGCGAGTCTCTTGGTCTACATACTCTGCCTCGCTCTGTCCCCCTAAGCACCGCCGTCCTCTCTGTAGCCCGGAATCGGCTCTGCAATGTGGATAATGTGTTTCAACCGTACTCAGGCCTACAGGAACTGAGCCTCAGCCACAACCAACTGGTTCGTTTCCCTCGGGGGCTGCCGTCGAGTCTAGAGACCCTTCAGCTTCAAGAGAATCAGATCACCTACATCACTGCTGGATCTCTAAGGCAGCTTGGAAACCTCACACGCCTGGACCTAGAGGATAACCGGATACGAGCGATTCAGCCAGGAGCGCTGCTAGGTCTGACCAAACTGAGGAGGTTGACTCTTAAGGGGAACAGATTGTCTCATCTGCCACCTAACTTACCTTCTTCGCTGACACACCTCGACGTGTCGGCAAACTGCATATCTACCCTAGATTCGTCCTCGCTGGGTGCATTGGTGAACTTGCAAGTGTTAAAGATTAACAGTAACTGTTTACGCTCTATACCCGAGCAGGCTTTTGATGGATTGTCCCGTCTCCAGTCGGTGGAGCTAGCCAATAACCTGTGGGTTTGTGAGTGTGACATCATGTATCTTTATAAGTGGCTTCTGATGGACAGGTTACGGATGGCATCGGATCTAGTATGTACAACACCTTTGCACCTTGCACATAAGTTGCTATTAACTCTGTCGGTCATGGCCATCTGTCCAAAACTTTTTAAGCCAGTTGAGAGAATGTCATCTGTAAATACAAGCACAGAAACTGGAAAAGTGGTTGAAAGTCATATAGAACAGACTACATCGATGTTGGTTAGATCTGATGTTGCATGCAATACAAGTTCATTTAGATGTCAAAAATCTTTGCCAGAGAGCACAATACCAAGGTCCTTCTTTGGATCAGACCAGCCCACTTTAGAGAGACTGAGCTACGAAAACTGTCTCTCGCTAAATTTGACATCTTTTATACCCCCGTCCACCCAAGTACCCAACAGTCCAGCCACAGATGAGGAACCTGGCTGTGTGGAGAATTCAACAGGTCGGCAACCAGGATCATCAGCAACTACTCGTTCAATGACCACAACTAGAGACATCGAATTCACTCCTCGGACAATGCTGCAGTCCAGTGACCCAGTGCTCATTGCGGTCCTGGCTATTCTTTGTGTGCTTACAGGACTTCTGATGCTCACAGTGCTTCTGGTACTGAAGAACATCCTGCTCCGAAACTTGAGAGTTGCACCGTTTCCACAGGTTCAAGAAGACATTAGCACACattcataa